The Paenibacillus tianjinensis genome has a window encoding:
- a CDS encoding MerR family transcriptional regulator gives MSLSIKEASERLGIPPHTIRFYERKGLLPFLQRDPYGNRIFEERDLEWINLMIWFRATGMTVAGLEQFVELAVQGDSTIPQRQDLLEKHKQKLQERQWELDRAFEAVNLKLAKYAEIQNEKRK, from the coding sequence GTGAGTTTATCCATTAAAGAGGCTTCGGAAAGGCTGGGGATTCCTCCTCATACCATCCGATTTTATGAAAGGAAAGGGTTGCTGCCATTTCTTCAACGCGACCCTTACGGAAATCGAATTTTTGAAGAGAGGGACCTGGAATGGATCAACCTGATGATATGGTTTCGCGCGACCGGCATGACCGTTGCCGGATTGGAACAATTCGTCGAGTTGGCCGTCCAGGGCGATTCGACCATTCCGCAAAGACAGGACTTGCTGGAAAAGCACAAGCAGAAGCTTCAAGAAAGGCAATGGGAGCTCGATAGAGCGTTTGAAGCGGTCAATCTAAAACTGGCCAAATATGCGGAAATTCAAAACGAAAAAAGGAAGTGA
- a CDS encoding MerR family transcriptional regulator has product MHTVKEAAMITGLTEHAVRFYTDKGLVPSVQRSHNNVRMFDEESINWLHGVKCLKQSGMPIEVIKIYIDLCLEGDSTIPQRCALIMEHKEAALVKLEEAKRHIAHLEQKTALYQDILEHRSPDTTNPGNWDKIQHMHGDVFYSPSVRKA; this is encoded by the coding sequence CTGCATACGGTCAAAGAAGCCGCTATGATTACGGGGCTCACTGAGCACGCCGTCCGCTTTTACACGGATAAAGGTCTGGTGCCAAGCGTACAGCGTAGTCATAATAATGTTCGGATGTTCGACGAAGAATCGATTAACTGGCTGCATGGTGTCAAATGCCTCAAACAATCCGGTATGCCGATTGAAGTCATTAAAATATACATCGACCTCTGCCTTGAAGGGGACTCTACCATTCCGCAGCGCTGCGCTCTTATTATGGAGCATAAAGAAGCAGCACTCGTTAAACTTGAAGAAGCCAAACGGCACATTGCCCATTTGGAACAAAAAACCGCTCTGTATCAGGACATCCTGGAGCACCGCTCTCCAGACACAACCAATCCCGGGAACTGGGACAAAATCCAGCATATGCATGGTGATGTGTTTTACTCACCCTCTGTCCGGAAGGCTTGA